In one window of Streptomyces roseofulvus DNA:
- a CDS encoding 3-hydroxyacyl-CoA dehydrogenase, whose amino-acid sequence MDEAIGRDRTVAVVGTGTMGQGIAQVALVAGHPVRLYDSAPGRAAEAVAAIGARLDRLVEKGRMAAADRGAAAGRLHAAEDLAELADAALVVEAIVEDLEVKQRLFADLEKTVGDDALLATNTSSLSVTAIGGRLRLPGRFVGLHFFNPAPLLPLVEVVRGFATDETAATRAYETVLAWGKTPVRCADTPGFIVNRIARPFYAEAFRVYEEGGADPATIDAVLRECGGFRMGPFELTDLIGQDVNEAVTRSVWDSFFQDPKFTPSLAQRRLVESGRLGRKSGHGWFSYAEGAERPAPRTEAPAKAPERITVRGDLGPAEALVGLFEEAGITVRRKRGDGLVELPGGVKLALVDGESSFEYHQEEIVYFDLALDYAAASRIALSAREGIAPDALAEAVGLFQALGKQVSVIGDVPGMIVGRTVAMLADLAADAVDRGVATAEDIDTAMRLGVNYPAGPLEWAAKVDHRWVCALLRQLHERYPTGRYAPAVGLVRRGYTEEAEELR is encoded by the coding sequence ATGGACGAGGCAATCGGGCGGGACCGCACGGTCGCCGTCGTCGGCACCGGCACGATGGGCCAGGGGATCGCGCAGGTGGCGCTGGTCGCCGGCCACCCCGTACGCCTCTACGACAGCGCCCCCGGCCGGGCCGCCGAGGCCGTCGCCGCCATCGGCGCCCGCCTGGACCGGCTGGTCGAGAAGGGCCGGATGGCCGCCGCCGACCGGGGGGCCGCCGCCGGCCGGCTGCACGCCGCCGAGGACCTGGCCGAGCTCGCCGACGCGGCCCTGGTCGTCGAGGCGATCGTCGAGGACCTGGAGGTCAAGCAGCGCCTCTTCGCCGACCTGGAGAAGACCGTCGGCGACGACGCCCTCCTCGCCACCAACACCTCCTCCCTCTCCGTCACCGCCATCGGCGGCCGTCTGCGGCTCCCCGGCCGCTTCGTCGGCCTGCACTTCTTCAACCCGGCGCCGCTGCTCCCCCTCGTCGAGGTCGTCCGCGGCTTCGCCACCGACGAGACCGCCGCCACGCGCGCGTACGAGACGGTCCTGGCCTGGGGCAAGACGCCGGTGCGCTGCGCCGACACCCCCGGCTTCATCGTCAACCGGATCGCCCGCCCCTTCTACGCGGAGGCGTTCCGCGTGTACGAGGAGGGCGGCGCCGACCCGGCCACCATCGACGCCGTGCTGCGCGAGTGCGGCGGCTTCCGGATGGGCCCGTTCGAGCTGACCGACCTGATCGGGCAGGACGTCAACGAGGCCGTGACCCGCTCCGTGTGGGACTCCTTCTTCCAGGACCCGAAGTTCACGCCGTCGCTGGCGCAGCGGCGGCTGGTCGAGTCGGGGCGGCTCGGCCGGAAGTCGGGGCACGGCTGGTTCTCGTACGCGGAGGGCGCGGAGCGGCCCGCGCCGCGGACCGAGGCGCCCGCGAAGGCGCCGGAGCGGATCACCGTCCGCGGCGACCTCGGGCCGGCGGAGGCGCTGGTGGGGCTGTTCGAGGAGGCGGGGATCACCGTCCGGCGCAAGCGGGGCGACGGCCTCGTCGAGCTGCCGGGCGGCGTGAAGCTCGCCCTGGTGGACGGCGAGTCCTCCTTCGAGTACCACCAGGAGGAGATCGTCTACTTCGACCTTGCCCTGGACTACGCGGCGGCGAGCCGGATCGCCCTGTCGGCCCGGGAGGGGATCGCCCCGGACGCCCTCGCCGAGGCCGTCGGGCTCTTCCAGGCGCTGGGCAAGCAGGTCTCCGTCATCGGTGACGTGCCCGGCATGATCGTGGGACGGACGGTCGCCATGCTGGCCGACCTCGCGGCCGACGCCGTCGACCGGGGCGTCGCCACGGCGGAGGACATCGACACGGCCATGCGGCTCGGCGTGAACTACCCGGCCGGACCGCTGGAGTGGGCGGCGAAGGTGGACCACCGGTGGGTCTGCGCCCTGCTGAGGCAGTTGCACGAGCGCTACCCGACGGGCCGGTACGCCCCCGCCGTCGGTCTCGTGCGCCGGGGTTACACCGAGGAAGCGGAGGAGCTGCGATGA
- a CDS encoding Lrp/AsnC family transcriptional regulator → MADEQMAVARGGAPDDTAGDAAGEVLSAPPDTPAYAVPARPLDAIDRDILRLLQTDGRASVRSVAERVHVSRANAYARINRLIDDGVIRGFSARINHERAGHGASAYITLKIVQNSWRTVREQLEALPGAAHIALVSGDFDVLLLVHTPDNRTLRELVLTRLQAIPEVLSTRTLLVFDEMDLNADPRP, encoded by the coding sequence ATGGCGGATGAACAAATGGCCGTCGCCCGGGGCGGTGCCCCGGACGACACGGCGGGAGACGCGGCGGGCGAGGTGCTGAGCGCTCCCCCGGACACGCCGGCGTACGCCGTCCCGGCACGCCCGCTGGACGCGATAGACCGGGACATCCTGCGACTGCTCCAGACGGACGGCCGTGCCTCGGTGCGCTCCGTCGCCGAGCGCGTGCACGTCTCCCGGGCCAACGCGTACGCCCGGATCAACCGGCTCATCGACGACGGCGTGATCCGCGGCTTCAGCGCCCGGATCAACCACGAGCGGGCCGGCCACGGCGCCTCCGCCTACATCACGCTCAAGATCGTCCAGAACTCCTGGCGCACGGTCCGCGAACAGCTCGAAGCGCTCCCCGGCGCCGCGCACATCGCCCTGGTCAGCGGCGACTTCGACGTCCTCCTGCTGGTCCACACCCCGGACAACCGGACCCTGCGCGAGCTGGTCCTCACCCGACTCCAGGCCATCCCGGAGGTGCTCTCCACCCGCACTCTGCTCGTCTTCGACGAGATGGACCTGAACGCCGACCCGAGGCCCTGA
- a CDS encoding TrmH family RNA methyltransferase codes for MSTTEENPVPAGAEPLQYDEGYGPEVGVGPHPLPWPEDPRYDRELLAEGDRRNVVDAYRYWTREAIVADLDTRRHDFHVAVENWGHDFNIGSVVRTANAFLAKEVHIVGRRRWNRRGAMVTDRYQHVRHHPDTEALTAWAAAEDLPIIGIDNLPGSVPLERTVLPRRCVLLFGQEGPGLTEEARRHVRTVCSIAQFGSTRSINAGAAAAIAMHAWIQRYADVPAPA; via the coding sequence GTGAGCACCACCGAAGAGAACCCCGTCCCGGCCGGCGCCGAGCCGCTCCAGTACGACGAGGGCTACGGCCCGGAGGTCGGCGTCGGCCCGCACCCGTTGCCGTGGCCCGAGGACCCGCGCTACGACCGCGAGCTGCTGGCCGAGGGCGACCGGCGCAACGTCGTGGACGCGTACCGGTACTGGACGCGGGAGGCGATCGTCGCCGACCTGGACACCCGCCGGCACGACTTCCACGTGGCCGTGGAGAACTGGGGCCACGACTTCAACATCGGATCGGTGGTGCGGACCGCCAACGCCTTCCTGGCCAAGGAGGTGCACATCGTGGGGCGGCGCCGCTGGAACCGGCGCGGCGCCATGGTCACCGACCGCTACCAGCACGTGCGGCACCACCCCGACACCGAGGCGCTCACCGCCTGGGCGGCGGCCGAGGACCTGCCGATCATCGGCATCGACAACCTGCCGGGCTCGGTGCCGCTGGAGCGGACCGTGCTGCCCCGCCGCTGTGTGCTGCTCTTCGGGCAGGAGGGGCCCGGGCTGACCGAGGAGGCCCGCCGGCACGTGCGGACGGTCTGCTCGATCGCCCAGTTCGGCTCCACCCGGTCGATCAACGCCGGCGCGGCCGCCGCGATCGCCATGCACGCCTGGATCCAGCGCTACGCCGACGTGCCGGCCCCCGCATAG
- a CDS encoding dihydrolipoamide acetyltransferase family protein produces the protein MAQVLEFKLPDLGEGLTEAEIVRWLVDVGDVVAIDQPVVEVETAKAMVEVPCPYGGVVTARFGEEGTELPVGAPLLTVAVGASAGAAPAAAPAPAAEAEPAASAVSSEYSGNVLVGYGTAGPAARRRRIRPQSPAVAHPTPNATAGPPTTTAPLAGAGPVAAAPAAVAVPEGPVAVISPLVRKLARDRGLDLREVRGSGPEGLILRADVERALAARETPAVAAPAAAPSAGTAPAGERIPLRGLRGAVADKLSRSRTEIPDATCWVDADATELMAARAAMNAAGGPKISLLALLARICVHALARFPELNSTVDTTAREIVRLPGVHLGFAAQTPRGLVVPVVRDAGSRTAESLTEEFARLTEVARQGTLTPADLTGGTFTLNNYGVFGVDGSTPIINHPEAAMLGVGRIIPKPWVHQGELAVRQVVQLSLTFDHRVCDGGTAGGFLRYVADCVEQPAVLLRTV, from the coding sequence ATGGCTCAGGTCCTGGAGTTCAAGCTCCCCGACCTCGGTGAGGGACTCACCGAGGCCGAGATCGTCCGCTGGCTCGTGGACGTCGGCGACGTCGTCGCCATCGACCAGCCGGTCGTCGAGGTCGAGACCGCCAAGGCGATGGTCGAGGTGCCCTGCCCGTACGGAGGCGTGGTCACCGCCCGCTTCGGCGAGGAGGGCACCGAACTGCCCGTCGGCGCACCGCTCCTGACGGTCGCCGTCGGCGCCTCCGCCGGCGCGGCGCCCGCCGCCGCGCCCGCGCCCGCCGCCGAGGCGGAGCCGGCCGCGTCCGCCGTCTCCTCGGAGTACTCCGGCAACGTCCTCGTCGGCTACGGCACGGCGGGCCCCGCGGCCCGGCGCCGCCGGATCCGCCCCCAGTCCCCGGCCGTCGCGCACCCCACGCCGAACGCGACGGCCGGTCCCCCCACGACGACCGCCCCCCTCGCCGGGGCCGGTCCCGTCGCGGCGGCCCCCGCCGCGGTCGCCGTCCCCGAGGGGCCCGTCGCGGTCATCTCCCCGCTCGTGCGGAAGCTGGCCCGCGACCGGGGCCTCGACCTGCGGGAGGTGCGCGGCTCCGGCCCCGAGGGGCTGATCCTGCGCGCCGACGTCGAGCGGGCCCTCGCCGCCCGGGAGACGCCCGCCGTGGCGGCCCCGGCCGCCGCGCCCTCCGCCGGCACCGCCCCGGCCGGGGAGCGGATCCCGCTGCGCGGGCTGCGCGGAGCCGTCGCCGACAAGCTCTCCCGCAGCCGCACCGAGATCCCCGACGCGACCTGCTGGGTGGACGCCGACGCCACCGAACTCATGGCCGCGCGGGCGGCGATGAACGCGGCGGGCGGGCCGAAGATCTCGCTCCTCGCGCTCCTCGCCCGGATCTGCGTCCACGCCCTGGCCCGCTTCCCCGAGCTGAACTCCACCGTGGACACGACCGCCCGCGAGATCGTCCGGCTGCCCGGGGTGCACCTCGGCTTCGCCGCGCAGACCCCGCGCGGGCTCGTCGTCCCCGTGGTCAGGGACGCCGGCAGCCGGACCGCCGAGTCTCTGACCGAGGAGTTCGCCCGGCTCACCGAGGTGGCCCGGCAGGGCACCCTCACCCCGGCCGACCTCACCGGCGGCACCTTCACCCTCAACAACTACGGGGTGTTCGGGGTGGACGGCTCCACGCCGATCATCAACCACCCCGAGGCGGCCATGCTCGGCGTCGGCCGGATCATCCCCAAGCCCTGGGTGCACCAGGGCGAACTGGCCGTCCGTCAGGTGGTGCAGCTCTCGCTCACCTTCGACCACCGGGTCTGCGACGGCGGCACGGCCGGCGGCTTCCTGCGGTACGTCGCGGACTGCGTCGAGCAGCCCGCGGTGCTCCTGCGGACCGTCTGA
- a CDS encoding TetR/AcrR family transcriptional regulator, whose product MTTARRDTYTPETLLSVAVRVFNERGYDGTSMEHLSKAAGISKSSIYHHVAGKEELLRRAVSRALDGLFAILDEPGAVRGRAVERVEYVTRRTVEVLIAELPYVTLLLRVRGNTATERWAMERRREFDHRVAELLGAAAAEGDLRSDVDIRLATRLLFGMINSLVEWYRPHPDQAERDQLAETVAHLAFDGLRKAR is encoded by the coding sequence ATGACCACCGCCCGACGCGACACCTACACCCCCGAGACGCTGCTCTCCGTCGCGGTGCGGGTCTTCAACGAGCGCGGCTACGACGGCACGTCCATGGAGCACCTGTCCAAGGCGGCCGGCATCTCCAAGTCCTCGATCTACCACCACGTGGCGGGCAAGGAGGAGCTGCTGCGGCGGGCGGTCAGCCGGGCGCTGGACGGGCTCTTCGCGATCCTCGACGAGCCGGGCGCGGTGCGCGGGCGCGCGGTGGAGCGGGTCGAGTACGTGACCCGGCGGACCGTCGAGGTGCTGATAGCGGAGCTTCCGTACGTGACGCTGCTGCTGCGGGTGCGGGGCAACACGGCGACCGAGCGGTGGGCGATGGAGCGGCGCCGGGAGTTCGACCACCGGGTGGCCGAGCTGCTCGGGGCGGCGGCCGCCGAGGGCGATCTGCGGTCGGACGTGGACATCCGGCTCGCGACCCGGCTCCTCTTCGGCATGATCAACTCGCTGGTGGAGTGGTACCGGCCGCATCCGGACCAGGCGGAGCGCGACCAGCTTGCCGAGACCGTCGCCCACCTGGCCTTCGACGGGCTGCGGAAGGCCCGCTGA
- the paaN gene encoding phenylacetic acid degradation protein PaaN, protein MATAQPITDVLAEKHRSTLDQALATIRSRAYWSPYPEHPKAYGADGSLDAAAGLAAHQAVLNGRFDLDQPGTDGWTGGEVSPYGPELGVEYPHADVDVLLPAMRAGLPGWRDAGPETRALVCLEILARISARTHEFAHAVMHTSGQAFMMAFQAGGPHAQDRGLEAVAYAYEEQTRTPAGRAAWSKPQGKRDPLELSKEFTPVGRGVALVIGCNTFPTWNGYPGLFASLATGNAVLVKPHPRAVLPLALTVKIAREVLAESGFDPNLVALAAERPGEGIAKTLAVRPEIRIIDYTGSTEFGDWLEANARQAQVYTEKAGVNTVLIDSTDDYKGMLSNLAFSLSLYSGQMCTTPQNLLIPRDGISTDQGPKSYDEVVADLAGAVGGLLGDDARANALLGALVNPDVKARLEAAAGLGEVALASREVANPDFPDAVVRTPVMVKLDGSKPDAEAAYLSECFGPVSFAVSVDSTADGLELLRRTIRDKGAMTVGAYTTSADTERAVEEICLEESAQLSLNLTGGVYVNQTAAFSDFHGSGGNPAANAALCDGAFVSNRFRVVEVRRQA, encoded by the coding sequence ATGGCCACCGCCCAGCCGATCACCGACGTTCTGGCCGAGAAGCACCGGTCCACGCTCGATCAGGCCCTCGCCACCATCCGCAGCCGCGCCTACTGGTCGCCCTACCCGGAGCACCCGAAGGCGTACGGGGCGGACGGCTCGCTCGACGCCGCCGCCGGCCTCGCCGCGCACCAGGCGGTGCTGAACGGCCGCTTCGACCTCGACCAGCCGGGCACCGACGGCTGGACCGGCGGCGAGGTCTCGCCGTACGGCCCCGAGCTGGGCGTCGAGTACCCGCACGCGGACGTGGACGTGCTGCTGCCCGCGATGCGCGCCGGCCTGCCCGGCTGGCGGGACGCCGGTCCGGAGACGCGCGCCCTGGTCTGCCTGGAGATCCTGGCCCGGATCTCGGCCCGCACCCACGAGTTCGCCCACGCGGTGATGCACACCAGCGGGCAGGCGTTCATGATGGCGTTTCAGGCCGGCGGCCCGCACGCGCAGGACCGCGGCCTGGAGGCGGTGGCGTACGCGTACGAGGAGCAGACCCGCACCCCCGCCGGCCGGGCCGCCTGGTCCAAGCCGCAGGGCAAGCGGGACCCGCTGGAGCTGAGCAAGGAGTTCACCCCGGTCGGCCGCGGCGTCGCCCTGGTGATCGGCTGCAACACCTTCCCGACGTGGAACGGCTACCCGGGCCTGTTCGCCTCGCTCGCGACGGGCAACGCGGTCCTGGTGAAGCCCCACCCGCGCGCGGTCCTGCCGCTCGCGCTGACCGTGAAGATCGCCCGCGAGGTCCTCGCCGAGTCCGGCTTCGACCCGAACCTGGTGGCGCTGGCCGCCGAGCGCCCGGGCGAGGGCATCGCCAAGACCCTGGCGGTCCGCCCGGAGATCCGGATCATCGACTACACCGGCTCCACCGAGTTCGGCGACTGGCTGGAGGCCAACGCCCGGCAGGCCCAGGTCTACACGGAGAAGGCCGGCGTCAACACGGTGCTGATCGACTCCACCGACGACTACAAGGGGATGCTGTCCAACCTGGCGTTCTCGCTGTCGCTGTACAGCGGCCAGATGTGCACCACCCCGCAGAACCTGCTGATCCCCCGGGACGGCATCTCCACCGACCAGGGCCCCAAGTCGTACGACGAGGTGGTGGCCGACCTGGCCGGCGCGGTCGGCGGCCTCCTCGGCGACGACGCCCGGGCCAACGCCCTGCTCGGCGCCCTGGTCAACCCGGACGTGAAGGCCCGCCTGGAGGCGGCCGCCGGTCTCGGCGAGGTGGCGCTCGCCTCCCGCGAGGTCGCCAACCCGGACTTCCCGGACGCGGTCGTCCGCACCCCCGTCATGGTGAAGCTGGACGGCTCGAAGCCGGACGCGGAGGCCGCGTACCTCTCCGAGTGCTTCGGCCCGGTCTCCTTCGCCGTCTCGGTGGACTCCACCGCCGACGGCCTGGAGCTGCTCCGGCGCACGATCCGCGACAAGGGCGCGATGACGGTCGGCGCGTACACCACCTCCGCCGACACCGAGCGGGCCGTGGAGGAGATCTGCCTGGAGGAGTCGGCGCAGCTCTCGCTCAACCTGACGGGCGGGGTCTACGTGAACCAGACGGCCGCCTTCTCCGACTTCCACGGCTCGGGCGGCAACCCGGCGGCGAACGCCGCGCTGTGCGACGGCGCCTTCGTCTCCAACCGCTTCCGCGTGGTCGAGGTGCGCCGCCAGGCCTGA
- the pdhA gene encoding pyruvate dehydrogenase (acetyl-transferring) E1 component subunit alpha — translation MQQRSSTVQEPLADSAYRPTPPPAWRPRTDPAPLLPDAEPLRVLGTDAVADADPALLRRLYAELVRGRRYNAQATALTKQGRLAVYPSTTGQEACEIAAALALEERDWLFPSYRDTLAAVARGLDPVQALTLLRGDWHTGYDPREYRIAPLCTPLATQLPHAVGLAHAARLKGDDVVALAMVGDGGTSEGDFHEALNFAAVWQAPVVFLVQNNGFAISVPLAKQTAAPSLAHKAVGYGMPGRLVDGNDAVAVHQVLTEAVARARRGGGPTLVEAITYRIDAHTNADDATRYRADGEVETWRAHDPVLLLERELTERGLLDEEGRRAAAEAAETMAAELRERMNADPVLDPMDLFTHVYAEQTAQLREQAAQLRAELEAEGESR, via the coding sequence TTGCAACAGCGCAGTTCGACAGTCCAGGAGCCGCTCGCCGACTCGGCCTACCGGCCCACCCCGCCGCCGGCCTGGCGTCCGCGGACCGACCCCGCCCCGCTGCTGCCCGACGCCGAGCCGCTGCGCGTGCTCGGCACGGACGCGGTGGCCGACGCCGACCCCGCGCTGCTGCGCCGGCTCTACGCGGAGCTGGTCCGCGGGCGCCGGTACAACGCCCAGGCCACCGCCCTGACCAAGCAGGGCCGGCTCGCCGTCTACCCGTCCACCACCGGCCAGGAGGCGTGCGAGATCGCCGCCGCCCTCGCCCTGGAGGAGCGGGACTGGCTCTTCCCGTCGTACCGGGACACCCTCGCGGCCGTCGCCCGGGGCCTCGACCCCGTGCAGGCGCTGACCCTGCTGCGCGGCGACTGGCACACCGGCTACGACCCGCGCGAGTACCGCATCGCGCCGCTGTGCACCCCGCTCGCCACCCAGCTGCCGCACGCCGTGGGCCTCGCCCACGCGGCCCGGCTCAAGGGCGACGACGTGGTCGCGCTCGCCATGGTCGGCGACGGCGGCACCAGCGAGGGCGACTTCCACGAGGCGCTGAACTTCGCCGCCGTCTGGCAGGCGCCGGTGGTCTTCCTCGTGCAGAACAACGGCTTCGCGATCTCCGTGCCGCTCGCCAAGCAGACCGCGGCCCCCTCGCTCGCCCACAAGGCCGTCGGCTACGGCATGCCGGGCCGGCTGGTGGACGGCAACGACGCGGTCGCGGTGCACCAGGTCCTCACCGAGGCCGTGGCCCGCGCGCGGCGCGGCGGCGGACCGACCCTCGTGGAGGCGATCACCTACCGGATCGACGCCCACACCAACGCCGACGACGCCACCCGCTACCGCGCGGACGGCGAGGTCGAGACCTGGCGGGCGCACGACCCGGTGCTCCTCCTCGAACGGGAGCTGACCGAGCGCGGTCTGCTCGACGAGGAGGGCCGGCGGGCGGCGGCCGAGGCCGCGGAGACCATGGCGGCGGAGCTGCGCGAGCGGATGAACGCCGACCCGGTGCTCGACCCGATGGACCTCTTCACCCACGTCTACGCCGAGCAGACCGCGCAGCTGCGCGAGCAGGCGGCGCAGCTGCGGGCCGAACTCGAAGCGGAGGGCGAGAGCCGATGA
- a CDS encoding alpha-ketoacid dehydrogenase subunit beta, which translates to MTTATTGAAAAKAAGRTKPATMAQALQRAMRDAMAEDPTVHVMGEDVGTLGGVFRVTDGLAKEFGEDRCTDTPLAEAGILGTAVGMAMYGLRPVVEMQFDAFAYPAFEQLVSHVARMRNRTRGAMPMPMVIRVPYGGGIGGVEHHSDSSEIYYMATPGLHVVTPATVEDAYGLLRAAIASDDPVVFLEPKRLYWSKSEWSPEAPARVEPIGKAVVRRPGTSATLITYGPSLPVCLEAAEAATAEGWDLEVVDLRSLVPFDEETVAASVRRTGRAVVVHESGGFAGPGAEIAARITERCFHHLEAPVLRVAGFDIPYPPPMLERHHLPGVDRVLDAVARLQWEAGN; encoded by the coding sequence ATGACGACGGCGACGACCGGCGCGGCGGCCGCCAAGGCGGCGGGCCGGACCAAGCCGGCCACCATGGCGCAGGCGCTCCAGCGCGCCATGCGCGACGCGATGGCCGAGGACCCGACCGTCCACGTGATGGGCGAGGACGTCGGCACCCTCGGCGGGGTCTTCCGGGTCACCGACGGGCTGGCCAAGGAGTTCGGCGAGGACCGCTGCACGGACACGCCGCTGGCCGAGGCGGGCATCCTCGGCACCGCCGTCGGCATGGCCATGTACGGCCTGCGGCCGGTGGTCGAGATGCAGTTCGACGCGTTCGCCTACCCGGCGTTCGAGCAGCTCGTCTCGCACGTGGCGCGGATGCGCAACCGGACGCGCGGCGCGATGCCGATGCCGATGGTGATCCGGGTGCCGTACGGCGGCGGGATCGGCGGCGTCGAGCACCACAGCGACTCCTCCGAGATCTACTACATGGCCACCCCCGGCCTGCACGTGGTCACCCCGGCGACCGTCGAGGACGCCTACGGGCTGCTGCGGGCGGCGATCGCCTCCGACGACCCGGTGGTCTTCCTGGAGCCCAAGCGGCTCTACTGGTCCAAGTCCGAATGGTCGCCCGAGGCGCCCGCGCGCGTGGAGCCGATCGGCAAGGCGGTGGTCCGCCGGCCCGGCACCAGCGCCACCCTGATCACCTACGGCCCCTCGCTGCCGGTCTGTCTGGAGGCGGCCGAGGCCGCCACCGCGGAGGGCTGGGACCTGGAGGTCGTGGACCTCCGCTCGCTCGTGCCCTTCGACGAGGAGACCGTCGCCGCGTCGGTGCGGCGCACCGGCCGCGCGGTCGTGGTCCACGAGTCCGGCGGCTTCGCCGGCCCGGGCGCGGAGATCGCCGCCCGGATCACCGAGCGCTGCTTCCACCACCTGGAGGCGCCGGTGCTGCGGGTCGCGGGCTTCGACATCCCGTACCCGCCGCCGATGCTGGAGCGGCACCACCTGCCGGGCGTCGACCGGGTCCTGGACGCGGTCGCTCGGCTCCAGTGGGAGGCGGGGAACTGA
- a CDS encoding HTTM domain-containing protein, whose amino-acid sequence MTAPRPAPAAAPARVPFDRRLARAAQTVTSRALGPYQTAIVRIGFSLTWLFFLLREFPHRHEMYGPDGPWSFDLAQRLIADNRAFSVLMWSDGRLWFEVVYGLAVVAAALLLVGWHTRAVSVVFMVGALSLQNRSVFLGDGGDNVVHLVSLYLTLIRCGQVWSLDARRAARKAARGEEAGRRVELAGPALWVVLGGFLVAATWFSPVTGEWWMYVLLWVLWLGQGLWWLVEQYAPGEPRVLLDVLANLAHNATLLVLMAEVCLIYATAGWYKIQGSRWQDGTALFYPLHLDYFTPWPALSELLASSGIMVMLLSYGTVIVQVAFPFTLFKRKVKNVLLVVMMLEHAGIAVLLGLPAFSMAMIAADAVFLPTVFLVWLGARASRGRDRLLRRKAAAQELPPQRPAGEPADGPSGGEAGGEAAPRTLVG is encoded by the coding sequence ATGACCGCCCCCCGACCCGCCCCGGCCGCGGCTCCGGCGCGCGTGCCCTTCGACCGCAGGCTGGCCCGGGCCGCGCAGACGGTCACCTCGCGCGCGCTGGGCCCGTACCAGACCGCGATCGTCCGCATCGGCTTCTCGCTGACCTGGCTCTTCTTCCTGCTGCGGGAGTTCCCGCACCGGCACGAGATGTACGGCCCCGACGGCCCCTGGTCGTTCGACCTCGCCCAGCGGCTGATCGCCGACAACCGGGCCTTCTCGGTCCTGATGTGGTCCGACGGGCGGCTCTGGTTCGAGGTGGTCTACGGCCTGGCGGTGGTGGCCGCCGCGCTGCTGCTCGTCGGCTGGCACACCCGGGCCGTCTCCGTGGTCTTCATGGTCGGCGCGCTGTCGCTGCAGAACCGGTCCGTCTTCCTCGGGGACGGCGGCGACAACGTGGTGCACCTCGTCTCGCTCTACCTCACGCTGATCCGCTGCGGCCAGGTCTGGTCCCTGGACGCGCGGCGGGCGGCCCGGAAGGCCGCCCGGGGCGAGGAGGCCGGCCGGCGGGTGGAGCTCGCCGGCCCCGCCCTCTGGGTCGTCCTCGGCGGCTTCCTGGTCGCCGCGACCTGGTTCAGCCCGGTCACCGGCGAGTGGTGGATGTACGTGCTGCTGTGGGTGCTCTGGCTCGGCCAGGGACTGTGGTGGCTGGTGGAGCAGTACGCGCCGGGCGAGCCCCGCGTCCTGCTGGACGTCCTCGCGAACCTCGCCCACAACGCCACGCTCCTGGTCCTCATGGCCGAGGTGTGCCTGATCTACGCCACCGCCGGCTGGTACAAGATCCAGGGCTCGCGCTGGCAGGACGGCACCGCGCTCTTCTACCCGCTGCACCTGGACTACTTCACGCCCTGGCCGGCCCTCTCCGAGCTCCTCGCCTCCAGCGGGATCATGGTCATGCTGCTCAGCTACGGCACCGTGATCGTGCAGGTCGCCTTCCCCTTCACGCTGTTCAAGCGCAAGGTGAAGAACGTCCTGCTCGTCGTGATGATGCTGGAGCACGCGGGGATCGCGGTGCTGCTCGGCCTGCCGGCCTTCTCGATGGCGATGATCGCCGCCGACGCCGTCTTCCTGCCGACCGTCTTCCTGGTCTGGCTCGGGGCACGCGCGTCCCGCGGCCGGGACCGGCTGCTGCGGCGAAAGGCCGCCGCCCAGGAGCTGCCCCCGCAGCGGCCCGCCGGGGAGCCCGCCGACGGGCCGTCCGGCGGGGAGGCGGGCGGCGAGGCCGCCCCCCGTACCCTCGTCGGGTGA
- a CDS encoding DUF5819 family protein, producing the protein MSAHIDGSGERRPAAGILALSLPYQVVAAVALAALAVLACLHLAMVFLHVAPSNTITKQHGQAVDDWIYPEFEQNWKLFAPNPLQQNVAVEVRAEVADASGTRRTTGWIDLTAQDVEDVRGSVFPSHTQQNQLRRAIDWYGNAHDDEGRPKGMRGRLSEQYMRRIVLPRIEGPEARADVGGTVQRVQIRRVVRPVQAPHWSTEKRSTTPSISTMPWWDITDADRSRTETSR; encoded by the coding sequence ATGAGCGCGCACATCGACGGCAGCGGGGAGCGGCGGCCGGCCGCGGGGATCCTGGCGCTGTCCCTGCCGTACCAGGTGGTCGCCGCGGTGGCGCTCGCCGCCCTGGCCGTCCTCGCCTGCCTGCACCTGGCCATGGTCTTCCTGCACGTGGCGCCGTCCAACACGATCACCAAGCAGCACGGTCAGGCCGTCGACGACTGGATCTACCCCGAGTTCGAGCAGAACTGGAAGCTCTTCGCCCCCAATCCGCTCCAGCAGAACGTCGCCGTCGAGGTCCGCGCCGAGGTCGCCGACGCGTCGGGCACCCGCCGGACCACCGGCTGGATCGACCTCACCGCGCAGGACGTCGAGGACGTCCGGGGCAGCGTCTTCCCCAGCCACACCCAGCAGAACCAGCTGCGCCGGGCGATCGACTGGTACGGCAACGCGCACGACGACGAGGGCCGTCCGAAGGGGATGCGCGGCCGGCTGTCGGAGCAGTACATGCGCCGTATCGTGCTGCCGCGCATCGAGGGCCCCGAGGCGCGCGCGGACGTCGGCGGGACGGTGCAGCGGGTGCAGATCCGCCGGGTGGTCCGTCCGGTGCAGGCTCCGCACTGGAGCACCGAGAAGCGCTCCACCACCCCCTCCATCAGCACGATGCCCTGGTGGGACATCACCGACGCCGACCGCAGCCGTACGGAGACGAGCCGATGA